In Panicum virgatum strain AP13 chromosome 4N, P.virgatum_v5, whole genome shotgun sequence, a single window of DNA contains:
- the LOC120668466 gene encoding uncharacterized protein LOC120668466, with the protein MGGGGDITPTSIPSSLSCLSEAPPVFADYVAISQVCDDEASDECCDCDDDEVEALYFGRRLQDRLREAKEFIRRYKPGDCIEGAGGTKAGDYILPEITTLLLVGPRGAGKSTLVNRITRVFDKDDDPFAPDRAQVSQNSKSNGTLFLREYPIPRNSTAICIYDTQSLSSNPQKNFNMLQQWMTKGISHGETTTCFSRDTDEGYKTKGIKPFGRQFSFLRYKTRKVNFVIFVVDGVSIIEATESNKKGYIDILRETFMYPFLSIGDDKPVVVVTHGDRLSTLQRAHVQNELAEVLGIPVLQIFDIPGSEDYQTDLAILDMLRYCIQHAEQNLPIKLNYLLEVRGRETFKNAAERLMALDAVIEATIIFLCIMILLLRISDKLLQL; encoded by the exons atgggcggcggcggcgatatCACCCCCACCAGCATCCCCTCCTCACTGTCGTGCTTGTCGGAGGCTCCTCCAG TGTTCGCCGACTACGTGGCCATCTCACAGGTTTGCGATGATGAAGCATCCGATGAGTGCTGTGACTGCGATGACGACGAGGTGGAGGCTCTCTACTTCGGCCGCAGGCTGCAGGACCGCCTGCGGGAGGCGAAAGAGTTCATCAGGAG GTATAAGCCTGGGGATTGCATTGAGGGAGCTGGCGGCACAAAAGCTGGGGATTATATCTTGCCCGAGATCACTACACTACTGTTAGTGGGCCCTAGAGGTGCGGGCAAGAGCACACTTGTGAACCGAATTACAAGGGTCTTTGACAAGGATGATGACCCTTTTGCACCAGATCGAGCGCAAGTGTCAC aaaattcaaaatcaaatggtACACTTTTTCTTCGGGAGTACCCCATTCCGAGGAATTCAACTGCTATATGTATTTATGATACACAGAGCTTATCAAGCAATCCACAGAAAAATTTCAATATGCTGCAGCAgtggatgacaaagggaatCAGCCATGGGGAAACAACGACATG TTTTAGCAGGGATACTGATGAAGGCTATAAGACTAAGGGCATCAAACCATTTGGGAGACAATTCAGTTTTCTTCGTTACAAAACCAGGAAGGTCAACTTTGTTATATTTGTTGTTGATGGTGTTTCTATAATTGAGGCAACTGAAAGCAACAAGAAAGGATACATTGACATACTGCGTGAAACATTTATGTATCCATTTTTATCAATTGGAG ATGACAAACCTGTTGTTGTGGTCACACATGGTGATAGACTATCGACGCTCCAGCGTGCACATGTTCAAAACGAGTTAGCAGAAGTACTTGGCATTCCTGTCCTTCAAATTTTTGATATACCAG GATCTGAAGATTACCAAACTGATCTGGCTATATTGGATATGTTACGTTACTGTATCCAACATGCTGAGCAGAACCTCCCCATTAAATTGAATTATCTTTTAGAG GTGCGTGGGCGTGAAACTTTTAAGAATGCAGCAGAGCGGTTGATGGCCTTAGATGCAGTAATCGAAGCCACCATTATTTTCCTCTGCATCATGATCCTTCTGCTTCGAATTTCAGATAAATTGTTGCAATTGTGA
- the LOC120668467 gene encoding glutamate receptor 3.4-like isoform X1 yields MGALQLMLPLLVLLAAAAGARPSEVAVGALFTFDSTIGRAARLAIELAVDDVNADRTVLAGTQLKVITQDTNCSGFLGTIEALQLMENNVVAVIGPQSSGIGHVISHVVNELHVPLLSFAATDPTLSASEYPYFIRTTISDYFQMNAAASIVEHYQWKEVTAIFVDDDYGRGGVSALGDALAEKRARISYKAAIPPNSNTDMINDVLFRANMMESRVMVVHVNPDTGMRIFSIANKLQMLASGYVWIVTDWLAAVLDSSASRDLKYMSHIQGLIVLRQHIPESAAKNKFISKWNNVARNRSITSGLNSYGFYAYDSVWAVARGIDQFLNSGQQINFSTDPRLHDSNGSNLQLSTLKIFDGGEQMLQQLLLTNFTGLTGPVQFNSDRDLVRPAYDILNIGGSGSQLIGYWSNYSGLSVTAPEILYQKPPNTSSIVQQLHNVVWPGDSTTTPKGWVFPNNGQPLRVGVPIKASFKELVAGGRGPNNVTGYCIDIFNAAINLLPYPVPCQFVTIGDGTKNPNYDDIINMVAANSLDAAVGDFAIVRNRTKIAEFTQPYIESGLVIVAPVKQATSSAWAFLKPFTLEMWCVTGALFLFVGIVVWILEHRTNEEFRGSPRRQVITIFWFSFSTMFFAHRQNTVSALGRFVLIIWLFVVLIINSSYTASLTSILTVQQLGTGITGIDDLISSALPIGYQAGKFTRNYLIEELNIPESRLVPLNTIQEYADALKRGPKDGGVAAIVDEMPYVDIFLSYHCNFRVVGQEFTKEGWGFAFQRDSPLAADLSTAILQLSETGQLQRIHDEWLTRSSCSSDDSEVGATRLGLRSFWGLFLVCALICLLALLVFFIRVCWQYSKYSNSEAAGEPSAADADAAAAAADAAERQRRPSRLGSFKELIQFVDKKEEEVRRTMKRRSSEKDNQTAGSSDVQSVISA; encoded by the exons ATGGGGGCGCTTCAGTTGATGCTTCCGCTGTTggtgctgctcgccgccgcggcgggggctcGGCCGAGCGAGGTGGCCGTGGGCGCGCTCTTCACCTTCGACTCCACCATtggccgcgcggcgcggctcgccatcgagctcgccgtcgacgacgtcAACGCTGACCGCACAGTACTCGCGGGGACCCAGCTCAAGGTGATCACCCAGGACACCAACTGCAGCGGCTTTCTCGGgaccatcgaag CATTGCAGCTAATGGAAAACAATGTCGTTGCCGTTATTGGCCCACAATCCTCTGGGATAGGCCATGTCATTTCCCATGTTGTTAATGAGCTACATGTTCCTCTTCTATCATTTGCGGCCACAGACCCAACTCTTTCTGCATCAGAGTACCCTTACTTCATAAGGACAACCATAAGTGACTACTTCCAAATGAATGCCGCTGCTAGCATTGTTGAACACTATCAGTGGAAAGAGGTAACTGCTATATTCGTTGATGATGATTATGGGCGAGGTGGTGTCTCAGCCCTTGGTGATGCACTTGCAGAAAAGAGGGCAAGGATTTCGTATAAGGCAGCTATTCCTCCTAATTCAAATACAGACATGATCAACGATGTATTGTTTAGAGCAAATATGATGGAATCAAGGGTCATGGTTGTGCATGTCAATCCTGACACGGGGATGAGAATATTTTCTATTGCTAACAAGCTCCAGATGCTGGCCAGCGGCTATGTCTGGATAGTGACTGATTGGCTAGCTGCTGTCCTGGATTCCTCAGCGTCTAGAGATCTTAAATATATGAGTCATATTCAGGGACTAATTGTTCTTCGTCAGCACATTCCTGAATCTGCTGCCAAGAATAAGTTCATATCTAAATGGAATAATGTGGCCCGTAATAGAAGTATTACTTCTGGCCTGAACTCATACGGCTTTTATGCATATGACTCAGTTTGGGCTGTTGCTCGTGGTATCGATCAATTTCTCAATAGTGGGCAACAGATCAACTTCTCTACAGATCCAAGGTTGCATGATTCTAATGGAAGCAATTTGCAGCTATCAACTCTCAAGATATTTGATGGTGGTGAGCAGATGCTACAGCAACTTCTCCTCACAAATTTTACAGGCCTAACTGGTCCAGTCCAATTTAATTCAGACCGCGATTTGGTACGCCCAGCATATGATATCCTTAATATTGGTGGTTCTGGCTCCCAGTTGATCGGCTATTGGTCCAATTACTCAGGCCTCTCTGTTACTGCTCCTGAAATTTTGTATCAGAAGCCACCAAATACTTCTTCAATTGTCCAGCAGCTCCATAATGTGGTCTGGCCAGGTGATTCCACTACTACACCAAAGGGGTGGGTTTTCCCAAACAATGGCCAGCCTCTGCGAGTTGGTGTTCCAATCAAAGCAAGCTTTAAGGAATTAGTGGCAGGTGGCAGGGGCCCTAATAATGTGACTGGTTACTGCATTGATATATTCAACGCAGCAATCAATCTGCTTCCTTATCCAGTTCCTTGCCAATTCGTAACAATTGGGGATGGAACAAAGAACCCAAACTATGACGATATTATTAATATGGTTGCTGCCAAT TCCCTTGATGCAGCTGTTGGCGACTTTGCTATTGTGAGAAATAGAACAAAGATTGCAGAATTCACGCAGCCTTATATTGAATCAGGGCTCGTGATAGTAGCACCAGTGAAACAAGCAACTTCAAGTGCCTGGGCTTTCCTTAAACCTTTCACATTGGAGATGTGGTGTGTGACAGGTGCTCTTTTTCTTTTCGTGGGGATAGTTGTTTGGATTCTTGAACATCGGACTAATGAGGAGTTTCGAGGCTCTCCACGACGACAAGTTATAACAATATTTTG GTTTAGCTTCTCAACAATGTTCTTTGCACACA GACAGAACACTGTTAGCGCACTTGGGCGGTTCGTGTTGATCATATGGTTGTTTGTTGTGCTGATCATCAATTCAAGTTATACTGCTAGCTTGACGTCAATCCTCACAGTCCAACAGCTAGGGACAGGAATCACTGGGATTGACGATTTGATTTCGAGTGCTTTACCTATTGGATATCAGGCCGGAAAATTTACCAGAAATTACCTGATCGAAGAGCTCAATATTCCTGAGTCTCGACTGGTTCCACTTAATACAATCCAGGAATATGCTGATGCCCTTAAACGTGGACCAAAAGATGGCGGTGTTGCTGCAATTGTTGATGAGATGCCATATGTTGACATTTTCTTGTCATACCACTGCAATTTCAGAGTAGTGGGACAGGAGTTCACGAAGGAGGGATGGGGCTTT GCATTCCAGAGAGATTCCCCCCTTGCTGCAGACTTATCAACAGCCATCCTTCAGCTTTCAGAGACTGGGCAGCTTCAGAGAATTCACGACGAGTGGTTGACGCGGTCTAGTTGCTCCTCTGATGACAGTGAAGTGGGAGCGACCAGGCTTGGCCTCAGAAGCTTTTGGGGCCTTTTCCTCGTGTGTGCCCTGATATGTCTCTTAGCTCTGCTGGTGTTCTTCATACGAGTCTGCTGGCAGTATAGCAAGTACTCCAATTCTGAAGCTGCTGGTGAGCCCAGTGCAGCTGATGCtgatgctgctgccgctgccgctgatgCTGCCGAAAGACAGCGAAGGCCATCACGCCTTGGCAGCTTCAAAGAACTGATACAATTTGTCGACAAGAAGGAGGAAGAAGTTAGGAGAACGATGAAACGAAGATCAAGCGAGAAAGATAACCAAACTGCAGGATCCTCAGATGTTCAGTCAGTGATTTCAGCATAG
- the LOC120670719 gene encoding uncharacterized protein LOC120670719, whose translation MASSDGSSSPGGSSSSSDLDIPPVVTNPAPASQVQLINIKTHVPMVLDFDEANYGPWRLCFLAVFAKFGLLDHVNSSDAEGTSDWVQNDYSIVSWLYCTISNDILRTVQTSRDTAYSLWCAIHGLFRNNKATRSVYVGADFHNVYQGDMSVMAYCSKVKQLTDQLRDLGSPVSNQELVITLLRGLNERLHNVIPSITSHKRLPSFLKVRSQRRLEENRVDTAAKRAQAAAFFAHMHGSSGAASATSGASVASGAPLALAAQPSVAASPTSAGGAGGSGKKQRYKTKNSGGGSSSNNGRPGNASTVQPQWPQVNPWSGTFHAWPTMARPPLPPPGTGVLGPRPGVPLAQAYYSVAPMQQPQAPSWDQAALIAALNNMALQTSPAGDWVMDTGASTHMSNHGSAHQDGNSPM comes from the exons ATGGCCTCCTCTGATGGATCCTCCTCTCCTGGCGGATCTTCGTCCTCCTCGGATCTTGACATCCCTCCAGTCGTCACCAACCCTGCTCCGGCCTCCCAGGTTCAACTGATCAACATCAAAACCCACGTTCCCATGGTACTCGATTTTGATGAGGCCAACTACGGTCCATGGCGTCTCTGCTTCCTCGCCGTCTTCGCCAAGTTTGGACTGCTCGACCACGTCAACAGCTCCGACGCCGAGGGCACCTCCGACTGGGTCCAGAACGACTACTCCATCGTCTCCTGGCTGTACTGCACCATCTCCAACGACATCCTTCGCACCGTGCAGACCAGCCGGGACACGGCGTACTCTCTCTGGTGTGCCATCCACGGCCTCTTCCGCAACAACAAGGCGACACGATCAGTCTACGTCGGCGCCGACTTCCACAACGTCTACCAAGGCGACATGTCCGTGATGGCCTACTGCTCCAAGGTGAAGCAGCTCACAGATCAACTCCGCGATCTCGGCTCGCCTGTGTCGAACCAGGAACTCGTCATCACCTTGCTGCGTGGTCTCAATGAACGGCTCCACAATGTGATTCCCAGTATCACCAGTCACAAAAGGCTGCCGTCATTCCTGAAGGTGCGATCTCAACGTCGCCTTGAAGAAAATCGCGTCGACACCGCGGCCAAGCGGGCTCAGGCCGCCGCCTTCTTCGCCCACATGCACGGCTCCAGTGGCGCTGCATCCGCCACGTCCGGTGCATCCGTCGCGTCCGGTGCGCCGCTCGCCCTCGCTGCCCAGCCCAGCGTCGCCGCCTCTCCAACATCTGCTGGTGGCGCGGGCGGCTCCGGCAAGAAGCAGAGGTACAAGACGAAGAACTCCGGGGGCGGCTCCTCCTCCAACAATGGCCGTCCCGGGAACGCCTCCACCGTCCAACCACAGTGGCCGCAAGTCAACCCGTGGTCTGGAACATTCCATGCTTGGCCTACCATGGCGCGTCCACCGCTCCCGCCTCCAGGCACTGGAGTCCTGGGGCCACGTCCCGGCGTTCCATTGGCACAAGCCTACTACAGCGTTGCGCCCATGCAGCAGCCACAGGCTCCCTCTTGGGATCAAGCTGCACTGATCGCTGCTCTCAACAACATGGCGCTCCAGACCTCCCCCGCTGGCGACTGGGTCATGGACACTGGTGCATCAACGCACATGTCCAACCACG GATCTGCGCACCAAGATGGAAATTCTCCGATGTAA
- the LOC120668467 gene encoding glutamate receptor 3.5-like isoform X2, with amino-acid sequence MGALQLMLPLLVLLAAAAGARPSEVAVGALFTFDSTIGRAARLAIELAVDDVNADRTVLAGTQLKVITQDTNCSGFLGTIEALQLMENNVVAVIGPQSSGIGHVISHVVNELHVPLLSFAATDPTLSASEYPYFIRTTISDYFQMNAAASIVEHYQWKEVTAIFVDDDYGRGGVSALGDALAEKRARISYKAAIPPNSNTDMINDVLFRANMMESRVMVVHVNPDTGMRIFSIANKLQMLASGYVWIVTDWLAAVLDSSASRDLKYMSHIQGLIVLRQHIPESAAKNKFISKWNNVARNRSITSGLNSYGFYAYDSVWAVARGIDQFLNSGQQINFSTDPRLHDSNGSNLQLSTLKIFDGGEQMLQQLLLTNFTGLTGPVQFNSDRDLVRPAYDILNIGGSGSQLIGYWSNYSGLSVTAPEILYQKPPNTSSIVQQLHNVVWPGDSTTTPKGWVFPNNGQPLRVGVPIKASFKELVAGGRGPNNVTGYCIDIFNAAINLLPYPVPCQFVTIGDGTKNPNYDDIINMVAANSLDAAVGDFAIVRNRTKIAEFTQPYIESGLVIVAPVKQATSSAWAFLKPFTLEMWCVTGALFLFVGIVVWILEHRTNEEFRGSPRRQVITIFWFSFSTMFFAHKHC; translated from the exons ATGGGGGCGCTTCAGTTGATGCTTCCGCTGTTggtgctgctcgccgccgcggcgggggctcGGCCGAGCGAGGTGGCCGTGGGCGCGCTCTTCACCTTCGACTCCACCATtggccgcgcggcgcggctcgccatcgagctcgccgtcgacgacgtcAACGCTGACCGCACAGTACTCGCGGGGACCCAGCTCAAGGTGATCACCCAGGACACCAACTGCAGCGGCTTTCTCGGgaccatcgaag CATTGCAGCTAATGGAAAACAATGTCGTTGCCGTTATTGGCCCACAATCCTCTGGGATAGGCCATGTCATTTCCCATGTTGTTAATGAGCTACATGTTCCTCTTCTATCATTTGCGGCCACAGACCCAACTCTTTCTGCATCAGAGTACCCTTACTTCATAAGGACAACCATAAGTGACTACTTCCAAATGAATGCCGCTGCTAGCATTGTTGAACACTATCAGTGGAAAGAGGTAACTGCTATATTCGTTGATGATGATTATGGGCGAGGTGGTGTCTCAGCCCTTGGTGATGCACTTGCAGAAAAGAGGGCAAGGATTTCGTATAAGGCAGCTATTCCTCCTAATTCAAATACAGACATGATCAACGATGTATTGTTTAGAGCAAATATGATGGAATCAAGGGTCATGGTTGTGCATGTCAATCCTGACACGGGGATGAGAATATTTTCTATTGCTAACAAGCTCCAGATGCTGGCCAGCGGCTATGTCTGGATAGTGACTGATTGGCTAGCTGCTGTCCTGGATTCCTCAGCGTCTAGAGATCTTAAATATATGAGTCATATTCAGGGACTAATTGTTCTTCGTCAGCACATTCCTGAATCTGCTGCCAAGAATAAGTTCATATCTAAATGGAATAATGTGGCCCGTAATAGAAGTATTACTTCTGGCCTGAACTCATACGGCTTTTATGCATATGACTCAGTTTGGGCTGTTGCTCGTGGTATCGATCAATTTCTCAATAGTGGGCAACAGATCAACTTCTCTACAGATCCAAGGTTGCATGATTCTAATGGAAGCAATTTGCAGCTATCAACTCTCAAGATATTTGATGGTGGTGAGCAGATGCTACAGCAACTTCTCCTCACAAATTTTACAGGCCTAACTGGTCCAGTCCAATTTAATTCAGACCGCGATTTGGTACGCCCAGCATATGATATCCTTAATATTGGTGGTTCTGGCTCCCAGTTGATCGGCTATTGGTCCAATTACTCAGGCCTCTCTGTTACTGCTCCTGAAATTTTGTATCAGAAGCCACCAAATACTTCTTCAATTGTCCAGCAGCTCCATAATGTGGTCTGGCCAGGTGATTCCACTACTACACCAAAGGGGTGGGTTTTCCCAAACAATGGCCAGCCTCTGCGAGTTGGTGTTCCAATCAAAGCAAGCTTTAAGGAATTAGTGGCAGGTGGCAGGGGCCCTAATAATGTGACTGGTTACTGCATTGATATATTCAACGCAGCAATCAATCTGCTTCCTTATCCAGTTCCTTGCCAATTCGTAACAATTGGGGATGGAACAAAGAACCCAAACTATGACGATATTATTAATATGGTTGCTGCCAAT TCCCTTGATGCAGCTGTTGGCGACTTTGCTATTGTGAGAAATAGAACAAAGATTGCAGAATTCACGCAGCCTTATATTGAATCAGGGCTCGTGATAGTAGCACCAGTGAAACAAGCAACTTCAAGTGCCTGGGCTTTCCTTAAACCTTTCACATTGGAGATGTGGTGTGTGACAGGTGCTCTTTTTCTTTTCGTGGGGATAGTTGTTTGGATTCTTGAACATCGGACTAATGAGGAGTTTCGAGGCTCTCCACGACGACAAGTTATAACAATATTTTG GTTTAGCTTCTCAACAATGTTCTTTGCACACA AACACTGTTAG